The DNA window ATAAAGAATAATTTAATTTATTGAGAAGTAAATTCAAATAGGATTAAAGAAGATCGCGTTATACTAATTTTAACACGACTCTAAGGTTCAACCAATGATGAGAAGATGGGTGTTTTTTATTACGTTTCTAGCCATACTCTTTGCCCCAATGACGGGGCTAGCATCTTCCAAAAAAGAGATTCTACTTCCTAAACAAACGCTTGTGTACAGCCAAAGTTCATGGGAACCACTTGTGATTGTCAATGATGAGCATATAAGCGGTATGATCACAGACTACCTCACTCTTTTAGAAAAAAAAACTAACCTTAACTTCACTTATACGTTCCATAACACTTGGGATCAAGTGCTCCAAGAGTTTAACGCAGGTGCTTTGGACATTCTTCCTGGGATTATTACCAAAGATGTATCGCCTAATGTAGTAACAACCAAACCTTTTTTGCGCTTTAACCTCGTTTTAGCAGCCCTCAAATCAAACAATTTCATCAGCGATCTTAGAGAAGTTCAAAAACAAAACCTTGTCATTGCGGTTGGTGAGCATTCATCTGTTCAACATTATTTGCAAGACAATTATCCAGATATAAAAACGTATGTCGTTAAAAATACCCAAGAAGGGTTATTGGCAGTTGAGCATAAAAAAGCTGACCTCTTCTTGGAAATGGCGCCTGTTGTCAGTGAAGCACTGCAAAACAGCGGACTTTCAAACATCAAAATTGTAGGTATTTTAAAAGACAAATTTGAACTTGTGATGGCAATTCAAGATGCATCATTACTGTCTCTGATTAATCAAGGCATTGATGCCATTACGGACGTAGAAAAAGAGAGGCTCACTAAACGGTATATCAAAATAAATGTTCAAGAAAAAGTCGACTACTCTTTAAGCTTTAAGATTGTTACGATAGGTATTTTTATCGTGATCGGTTTCATCGTATGGCTTTCCATTCTCAAACGTGAGATTCGTAAACGTAAACTGGCTGAAACCAAAGTGAGTTATACCAATCAACGATTGCATCGTGCAGCAGAAGAGCTTAAAATTGCTATGGCAAAAACAGCCTACGCACATCAAGCTAAAAGTCAATTTTTAGCCAACATGAGTCATGAAATTCGCACCCCTATGAATACCATCATCGGGATGACAGAGCTTATTTTACGCAAAGATTTACCTGAAAAAGAGCGCCACTACCTTAGCAAAGTTGCGGAAGCAGGACATCATCTTTTGGACATTATCAACGATATTTTAGATTTTTCAAAAATAGAAGCCAACAAAATTCAACTCGAAGCCATTCCATTTCAACTCGAAGAGCTCATCGTGTCCGTCACAGATCTTATAAGCATGCGTGCCCAGCAAAAAGGGTTAGAGCTGCTTATAGATATGGGAAATGTCACCGCACATCGCTACCGTGGAGATCCCTTACGTCTTAAACAAATTCTGCTCAACCTTGTTGCTAACGCTGTAAAGTTTACTCCTAAGGGCGAGGTTATCATCCGTCTTAAAGCCTTGGAAGAGAACAATGGTATCCAAAAAATCCGTTTTGAGATCAAAGATACAGGCATAGGAATTACGCCTGAACAAATAAAATACCTTTTTAACGCTTTTTCTCAAGCAGATATGTCCACCACGCGTAATTATGGAGGGACAGGACTAGGTCTTACCATCGCACAAGGGCTGGTACTCATGATGGGAGGAGAGATTCAGTGCGAGAGTGTTTTTGGCGAGGGAAGTACGTTTTGGTTTGAAATTCCTTTGCACATCGATGCTTCGTTTATCGCTCCAACACAGCCCTTAATCACAAAAGCCCTCAACGTCTTGATCGTAGATGACAATGAAACAGCTCTCGAAATTTTCTCTGAAATTTTATACCATTTTGGCATTGGATGCGTTACATGTAAAAGTGCAAAAGAGGCTTTGGATCTTTTAAATAACGGTTTTCAAGCCGATGTGGCGATTATTGACTGGAAGATGGAAGGGATGGATGGCATTACGCTATTCCAGCTCATAGAACAACGCTATGAGCATCAAATTGCATCCATTATGATGGTAACCGCGTATGATAAAGAAGAACTTATCGCTAAATTGGGAATCGATCAACCCTATGCCGTATTGGTGAAGCCGATCACCGCTTCTACCCTTTTTGACACTCTTATCAGTATGTACGGGCACAAGCGTCTTATTGAACCATTACATCACGCACATGAAACGCAGGTTATTCAGTCTTTAGATGGCATCACGGTATTGCTCGTAGAAGACAATCCAAGTAATCAAGAGGTAGCACAAGAACTTCTCAACGAAGTGGGGATTATTGTCTATATTGTCAACAATGGGCAAGAAGCGCTTGAATGGCTCATTGAAAATCCATTACCGGATCTTATTTTGATGGATTGCCAGATGCCTATCTTAGATGGTTTTGAAGCAACACGCAAAATTAGAAGTGAACTCAAACTCACGTTGCCTATCGTTGCGATGACTGCCAATGTAATGAAAGGTGATGAGGAGCGCTGTTATGCATCAGGAATGAATGGCTACGTTCCAAAACCGGTGGACTCTCAAAAACTCCTTCAAGAAATCGCACGCTTTTGCCATAAAACAGCATCAATACCTCCTGTATGCACATCTTCTTCAGATAACTTTGCACTCGAAGGTATCAACAGTCTTCAAGCCATTTCACGCCTTGGAGGCAATGCAAAACTCTATCGCCAACTGCTGAAAAGTTTTGCCAAAGATCAAGTACACTTTATGCAAACCTATCGCAACTATGTTGTCGCCAATGACCTTGATGGCGCTAAAAGGTTGTGTCATACGCTCAAAGGCATTGCAGGAACGCTTGGTATGGAAGAGCTCTCGGCATTGGCAGAACAAGCTGAACGCTCTTTGCATCCTATAGACAACGATGCGCCACTGCTAGAAGCTATTGACATAAAGATTCGCTCTTTAAGTGCCATTATTCAAGCCCTTTCTACTCAAGTAGAGCCTTTTGGAACCTTTACTTCCATTGAAAATGAGACACTGCAAAAGCTTATCGAAAAGCTGAAAAGCTCTGATGCAACAGCACTGGATGATGCCATGATGCTTTCACAATCCACCGATGAAAAACTCCTCGAGGCTTTTGAGCAGATCAAAGCCTTCGAGTTTGAAAATGCTATAGCACTGATTGAGCCATTACTGAATCAAAACACACCTAAAAAGGCGGACTAAATCCTATGGAAACCATTCTTATTGTCGATGACACCCCTGAAAATCTGGTAATTCTAAGCGAAATTCTTAAGCCTTTTTACAAAGTTAAAGTAGCCAACAGTGGCATTAAAGCGATGAACCTTATCGCTTCAGGAGACATTCCCGATCTGATTTTACTGGACATCATGATGCCAGAAATGAGTGGCTACGAAGTCTGTAAAAAACTCAAAAATGATCCACTAACGCGCAATATTCCTATTATTTTTGTTACGGCATTGAGCGACTGTGAAGATGAGGCTGAAGGTTTAGGGCTAGGAGCCATTGATTACATCACAAAGCCTGTTCATTCGTCCATTGTTTTAGCACGGGTTAATACGCAAATGACCCTCCTTCAATACCAACGAAATCTGGAACAAAAACTGGAAGAGCGTACCGAAGAGATCGTCCTTACGCGCATGGAAGTCATCCGACAATTAGGGCGAGCTGCTGAGTACAAAGACAATGAGACAGGGACACACATTTTGCGTATGAGTGCTTATACCAAAATCATTTCCAAAAAAATTGGCTTGGATAATGTACGAGCTGAACTTATTTTTCTCTCTGCGCCAATGCATGATATCGGGAAAATCGGAACACCCGATCATATCTTGCGCAAAGAGAGTGGACTTACACCCGAAGAGTGGGAAATCGTCAAAGCACATCCACTGAATGGTGCAGAGATTATTGGCAATCATCAATCCGCCCTACTTCAAACGGCACGCGTTGTAGCACTTACACACCATGAACGCTTTGATGGAACGGGTTATCCTTATGGCATTAAAGGGTTTGATATTCCTCTCGCTGGGCGCATTGTAGCCATTGCTGATGTCTTTGATGCCTTAACATCCCAGCGTCCTTACAAAGAGCCTTGGAACTTAGATCGAGCTGTTGAGTATCTTGTCGCGCAAAAAGGGAAGCATTTTGATCCTGAGCTTGTCGATGCCTTTTTAGCGTGTATGGATGAGATCAAAGAGGTTATGGTAAAATTCCACGATGAGCCAGAAGCACTATCAAACTCTTTACATGTAAAGAGTTAGGAACGTAGGGACTGTTGTAATCTGGCTGCAAAAAAGAGGGTTGCAATTACGGTTAATGCTAAAAGTCCTAAAAAGACGTGCCATCCTAAATACTCATAAAAAACACCCGGAGCAAATGTTCCAAACGTTCCACCCGCATAGTAAAACGAAAGATAAAGTCCATTAGAGATAGCACGTTTTTCATGAGCAAGTTTGCTAATAAGTCCAGAGGAAACCGAATGAATAATGAAAAAGCCTGCGCAAAAGACAAACATTCCACCAAACATCACTAAATAATCATTGATATGAAAGATCTGCAATCCGATAAGATAGGTTAAAATCCCAAAAATAATCGTCTTCGTCTCATTGCCAAAAAGACGAATCATCCACAAAATACGAATGGAGATAATAAAACCAATGATATAACCCGCATACATCATGCCCACCTTACCATAACCCATGGTTGAACTGAATGTTTTGAGTTGAAAAGGAATAAAGTTAAGCAGCGCTTGAAACACAAAAAAGATGAAAAACATCATGGCATAAATATTAAAAAATATTTTATTTTTGAGGACACCTAACACTTGAGAAAGTTTAGGCTTCACAAAATCTACTTTAACCTCTTCACTTAAAAAACTCAGAGCGCCAAACATGACGATGAGCGCAATGCCTAAAAGCACAAAAAAGAGTCTCCAGCCAAAAAAATCACTGAGAAGTCCTGAGAGTAAACGCCCAATGAAACCACCCAAGATGGTCGCACCGATGTAATAGCCTATGGCTTGTTGCACCTTCTCTTTAGGTGTAATAAAACTGATATAACTCATCAAAGAGGTAAGCACAGCTGGAATTAAAATACCCTGTAAAGCACGAATGGCTAAAAGCACAGGATACGTGTCGCTCCATGCAAAACAGAGTTCTAAAATGCCCAACATTAAGACAGCATTTCTCAAAAAGAGTTTAGACGAAAAGGTTTCTAAGATGTAGCCATAAAAGATCGGTGCAAACCCTAAAGGAAGCATGATGACCGTTGTAAAGATGACCGCTTCAAAACGACTTAAGCTAAATTCTTTTTCAAAAAGGGGTTGAATGGGCTGTACCGCATAAAGGGTACAAAGGGTAAGAATCGTACAGGTGTAAATAATAAGAAGTTGATGCGTAGAGAGAAAATGAGAAAGAAAGCTAATGCTTCCTTTTCTATTTGTAGGTGTCAATCTGAAAATCCCAGAAAAACTCGATCCACTCAGTGGTTTCTCGAGCCGCAAAATCTGGGCGAAGCAGTGCTTTTTCTTTATAGAACACTGCTGCGATTTTAAACTCTACATCGGGGTATTTGGCAGTGAGTACTCGCTGAATCTCGATCATCGTCTCACCGCTATCGATGATATCATCGACAATGACCACACGTTTTGCTTTGCTCAAATCTGGAATATTAAAAATATTGATGGTATCCAGCTTGTGTGTCTCTTCATAGTGAATCGAATTGATGGAGTAAAGCGCTCTCATCTCTAATGCTTCTGCTAAAAAATGCCCTAATGTCATACCACCACGTGCCACGGCTAAAATAACATCAGGCGCGTAAGGTTTGATCTCTTTTGCCAAATGATTGACGTCAACTTTAAACTCTTCATAACTGTAATAACGCAAATTAATGTCCTTCCTGTACGATAAATACGATTAAACTAACAAATGTCAGAAACAAAATACCAAAGTTAATATCTTTGAACTCTTTTTTGATCAACTTGATCAACACATACGAGATTAAACCAAATGCCAAACCATTTGTAATCGAAAAGGTTAAAGGCATCATGATAACGATCAAAAAGGTTGAAACCGCAATGGCTGTATCTTTAAAATTGATATGCGAAAGCTCACCAAACATCAAAACACCGACCATCACCAAAACAGGATAGATCGCGTTTTCAGGAATCGCTTTAAACAAAGGCATCATAAACAGCGTCAAAATAAAACAAAGACCGGTTACCACGGCGGTTAAACCCGTTCGTCCACCCTCTTCAACACCTGCCGCACTTTCTATAAATGCCGTTGTGGTTGAGACACCAACAACTGCACATGCTGTACTCGCGAGCGCGTCAATTTCAAGTGTTTTTTGAAGCTCTTTTCCATCATCCGTAAACAAACCTGCACGGTATCCAACACCCGCAAGGGTACCCAATGAGTCAAACAAATCGGTAATCAAAAATGTAATAATGACAGGGAAAAGGGAGAGCGTTAAGGCACCTTTAATGTCAAGCTCAAATGCGATCGGGCTGACCGAAGCTGGCATGGAGAAAAACTCCGTTGGATAAGGAGCAATACCTGCAACCCACGCAACAATAGCCGTAGTCACAACCGCTAAGATAAATGCACCTTTAAGTCTCCATGAGTAGAATGCAAAGACTAAAACAAGTCCTAAAACGCCAAGTAAAACATTTGGATTTTTAAAGTTACCCACACCCACTAAAACCGCGGGATTGGCAATAACCATACCCATACTTTTAAGACCAATAAATGCAATAAAAGAGCCAATACCCGCACTAATCGCACGTCTAAGATCATGTGGTACACTCTTCATAATCCACACCCGAAGTGGGGTTAACGAGAGAATGAGGAAAAGAAGACCTGAGAGAAAAACAACGCCAAGGGCGGTTTGCCAAGGCACTTTCATACCAAGGACTAATCCAAACGTAAAGTACGCGTTAAGCCCCATACCAACGCTCATAGCAATCGGCGTATTTGCCCAAAGGCCATTGAGAATGGATGAAAAAATAGTGATCAAAGCCGTTGCCGTGATCAATGCCTCCATGGGCATACCCGTTTTGCTCATAATAATGGCATTGACAGGTACGATGTACATCATGGTTAAGAAAGTCGTAAAACCAGCTGTAAACTCGGTTTTGACCGTCGTACCATTTTGTTCAAGTTTGAAAAAGTCCAAAGTCGATCCTTTGTGAAGATATTTAGTAAATTTTGAGTTCGTTGTATAAACTATCGCGTTCAACCGGTGTAAAGCCACTCGTTTCGATAAGTTCTAAAATACTTTGTAAACCAAGTCCTTTAGCGCTGTTCGCACCCGCAGCTGATTGAATCGCTTCAGCTTCAATCGTTCCATCAAGATCATCTGCACCGTACTCCATTGCCACAAGAGCAAGATTGATCGTTGAAGTTGCCCAGTACGCTTTGATGTGGTTGATGTTATCGAGCATCAAACGGCTAATGGCAAAGGTTTTGAGAATTTCAGTAGAGCTTAAAAAATCATCTACTTTTAAATAGTTATTGTCACGTTGATAGACAAGGGGGATGAACGCGTTAAAGCCATGTGTGCGGTCTTGTAAGTCGCGAAGACGGAGCATGTGATCGATGCGATGTTCACGTTTTTCCACATGACCAAACAGCATTGTCGCATTGGATTCATGTCCTCGTTTGTGCCACAATTCATGGATCTGTAACCATTCGGAGGAGCTTACTTTACCTTTGCAAACGTACTCGCGTACTTTTTCATCAAAGATTTCAGCACCACCACCGGGCATCGAGTCCACACCATACTCGATCATCTTGTCGATGACCTCATCAAAGCTTAGGTTGTACTCCGTTGCTAAGAAGTTGATCTCAGCAGCCGTCAATGCCTTTACATGTAAAGAAGGAAAACGTGCTTTGATTTTGGAAAAAATCTCCATATACCACTCTAACCCAGCATCTGGATTGTGCGCAGAAACCACATGCACTTCGGTGATGTGATTGTTTTTTACAGAATTATCCAAGATTGCTAAAATCTCTTCGTGGGTCATTGTGTAAGGATTTGGATTTTTTCGGTTGGCTGAAAAAGCGCAAAATTTGCAGATGTCTTTGCAGATGTTGGTGGGGTTGATATGCCTGTTGACATTGAAAAAGACTTTGTTGCCGTGAAGGAAACGCCTTCTTTGATTGGCGTATTTTCCCAACGTAAAAAGATCAAGATCGTAGAGGGCTATGCCATCTTCTAGGCTAAGTCGTTCGTTGTTTTCTAACTTTTCGATAAGAGTCATTGAGTTACTTTCAGTAAAGAAATAAAGGGAGATTTTAGCAATTTTTTTTATAAAGAGAGGTTAAAGTCATTTCAATCTCAATCTTAAATTTCTAAGCTATAATTCCAAGAAAGGCTATACTATGCTTCTTAGCTACTTTCTCTCCTTCGGGGTTTTCTTTGTCACAGCCCTTGTTGTTCTTGTGCTGTTTTTCTTTCTCTATGCCAAAGTCACGCCTTATGATGACTACAGAATGATTTTTACGGAAAATAACACGGCGTCTGCACTTGGATTTGGCGGAGCAATTCTAGGGCTTTGTATCCCTCTTTACAGTGCTCTTGTAAACTCTATCTCCTATGTTGACTTCGTCACATGGGCAATCATCGCTATGGTTATACAGCTTCTTTTTGCATTTGCCATGACGCGTTTACGTGGAAAATTTTCTGTTGAAACACACATCAATAATGGAAATATCGCTGTAGGAATTTTAATGGCATTGATGTCGATTGCTATTGGTTTGCTTAACGCTGGATCGATGAGTTATTAAACCCATAATTAACATACGAATATCCAAGGATGATAGCGTTCACCTAAACACTTCTATCATCCTTTCGGAAACATCCTCACGTATCTTTTAACTTTTCATTGCTCTCAACCAACTCTTCTGTGGTCTTATTGATGAAGTGCGAAAGCGCTTTACAGGTATTGGCAAAATCTACCATTTGCCTCGATATAGGCTTGGTACACGGGATAGGTTTGCGACTCATGACAGAGCCGCCTTCACTTAACGCCAAAATGGTCATCGTTTGATTAAAAAGTAGCTTTGCCGTTGGTGTGCTAAAGAACTCTCCATAAGTAAAAAATCCACACACCGGTGCTATCTGAGTCCACGGCTCTATTTCTAAGCCGATTGCCTCTTGTAAAAAACGTCTGCGCGCCATACAGGCATAGATGAAAATAGACTCGATCGGATTTGCATCCACTCGCTCAAGAGATTTCATGGCATCGTTTAAAATGAGCTCGGCATTGCCAAATCCGAGACGAACTTTATCCCCCGTCTTGAGGTTACCCGCAAATGTAATCGAACCATCACTATTTTTTGCCACCGCAGCACGCGCTACAGAAATGCCATTACGTGAAAGCATGAGAGGAAATTCTATGCCAATATTAGGAATCATCGCAGCGACCTCATCGCCTAGATAATTTGCATACGTCTCAATAGCCGTTTTATGATCGATCGTATAAACACGGTTTTTCTCAGCATGCGTAATGGTCATCTCTTTACCAATCGAGCTCCAATTAAAATTATAATCGCTGTAAACGTGTAACGTTGGATTATTCAAAGCAACACCAACAGCACCATTACATGTAATCAGCTCTTTGGTAAAAACATAAGTTTTGCCAAATTTGGATAAATCCCCTGCCAACCCTCCTGCAACCGTTACATTGTGTGCCAAGGCAAAGCCTTCTAAATACTCTTCTCCGTTGGTGCTAATGCCATCCACAAAGGTGATAACTGCGCGGGTATCCTCTTGGATGAGTGTTTGTGCCATCGCATTACCTAACTGCTTACAGTCACTTTGTCTCTCCATACCATAGCTTTGAAGGGTTGTGTGCTCAAAAAGAGTGAGGGAGATGACAACGGTATGGATATGCACATTCGCACCCAATATCTCTCCATCCGTTGTCGCCCCAATAATATGGCACGAAGGAAGCATCCCACTCACAACATTCATAATCGCTTGAATAATCTCAACATCGCTGAAAGCACAAAAGATTTGTACTAAAAGTTGGGGCGTATCCTTAATGGCATTCGTCTCCACAAAAAGACGAAATTGTTCCGCATCTTTGTAGTAGGTATTAAACGTTTTCATACCTTACTCCTCTGCCTTGGATCGTTGGTTTAGAGATAATCCTCAGGCTTATAATTTGCTACCACAAAATCAATGTCTTTATCGCCTCGTCCACTGAGATTGACCAAGATAGACTCATACGGTTTTTCT is part of the Sulfurospirillum arsenophilum NBRC 109478 genome and encodes:
- a CDS encoding response regulator gives rise to the protein MMRRWVFFITFLAILFAPMTGLASSKKEILLPKQTLVYSQSSWEPLVIVNDEHISGMITDYLTLLEKKTNLNFTYTFHNTWDQVLQEFNAGALDILPGIITKDVSPNVVTTKPFLRFNLVLAALKSNNFISDLREVQKQNLVIAVGEHSSVQHYLQDNYPDIKTYVVKNTQEGLLAVEHKKADLFLEMAPVVSEALQNSGLSNIKIVGILKDKFELVMAIQDASLLSLINQGIDAITDVEKERLTKRYIKINVQEKVDYSLSFKIVTIGIFIVIGFIVWLSILKREIRKRKLAETKVSYTNQRLHRAAEELKIAMAKTAYAHQAKSQFLANMSHEIRTPMNTIIGMTELILRKDLPEKERHYLSKVAEAGHHLLDIINDILDFSKIEANKIQLEAIPFQLEELIVSVTDLISMRAQQKGLELLIDMGNVTAHRYRGDPLRLKQILLNLVANAVKFTPKGEVIIRLKALEENNGIQKIRFEIKDTGIGITPEQIKYLFNAFSQADMSTTRNYGGTGLGLTIAQGLVLMMGGEIQCESVFGEGSTFWFEIPLHIDASFIAPTQPLITKALNVLIVDDNETALEIFSEILYHFGIGCVTCKSAKEALDLLNNGFQADVAIIDWKMEGMDGITLFQLIEQRYEHQIASIMMVTAYDKEELIAKLGIDQPYAVLVKPITASTLFDTLISMYGHKRLIEPLHHAHETQVIQSLDGITVLLVEDNPSNQEVAQELLNEVGIIVYIVNNGQEALEWLIENPLPDLILMDCQMPILDGFEATRKIRSELKLTLPIVAMTANVMKGDEERCYASGMNGYVPKPVDSQKLLQEIARFCHKTASIPPVCTSSSDNFALEGINSLQAISRLGGNAKLYRQLLKSFAKDQVHFMQTYRNYVVANDLDGAKRLCHTLKGIAGTLGMEELSALAEQAERSLHPIDNDAPLLEAIDIKIRSLSAIIQALSTQVEPFGTFTSIENETLQKLIEKLKSSDATALDDAMMLSQSTDEKLLEAFEQIKAFEFENAIALIEPLLNQNTPKKAD
- a CDS encoding response regulator yields the protein METILIVDDTPENLVILSEILKPFYKVKVANSGIKAMNLIASGDIPDLILLDIMMPEMSGYEVCKKLKNDPLTRNIPIIFVTALSDCEDEAEGLGLGAIDYITKPVHSSIVLARVNTQMTLLQYQRNLEQKLEERTEEIVLTRMEVIRQLGRAAEYKDNETGTHILRMSAYTKIISKKIGLDNVRAELIFLSAPMHDIGKIGTPDHILRKESGLTPEEWEIVKAHPLNGAEIIGNHQSALLQTARVVALTHHERFDGTGYPYGIKGFDIPLAGRIVAIADVFDALTSQRPYKEPWNLDRAVEYLVAQKGKHFDPELVDAFLACMDEIKEVMVKFHDEPEALSNSLHVKS
- a CDS encoding MFS transporter, whose amino-acid sequence is MTPTNRKGSISFLSHFLSTHQLLIIYTCTILTLCTLYAVQPIQPLFEKEFSLSRFEAVIFTTVIMLPLGFAPIFYGYILETFSSKLFLRNAVLMLGILELCFAWSDTYPVLLAIRALQGILIPAVLTSLMSYISFITPKEKVQQAIGYYIGATILGGFIGRLLSGLLSDFFGWRLFFVLLGIALIVMFGALSFLSEEVKVDFVKPKLSQVLGVLKNKIFFNIYAMMFFIFFVFQALLNFIPFQLKTFSSTMGYGKVGMMYAGYIIGFIISIRILWMIRLFGNETKTIIFGILTYLIGLQIFHINDYLVMFGGMFVFCAGFFIIHSVSSGLISKLAHEKRAISNGLYLSFYYAGGTFGTFAPGVFYEYLGWHVFLGLLALTVIATLFFAARLQQSLRS
- a CDS encoding phosphoribosyltransferase; the encoded protein is MRYYSYEEFKVDVNHLAKEIKPYAPDVILAVARGGMTLGHFLAEALEMRALYSINSIHYEETHKLDTINIFNIPDLSKAKRVVIVDDIIDSGETMIEIQRVLTAKYPDVEFKIAAVFYKEKALLRPDFAARETTEWIEFFWDFQIDTYK
- a CDS encoding NCS2 family permease; the protein is MDFFKLEQNGTTVKTEFTAGFTTFLTMMYIVPVNAIIMSKTGMPMEALITATALITIFSSILNGLWANTPIAMSVGMGLNAYFTFGLVLGMKVPWQTALGVVFLSGLLFLILSLTPLRVWIMKSVPHDLRRAISAGIGSFIAFIGLKSMGMVIANPAVLVGVGNFKNPNVLLGVLGLVLVFAFYSWRLKGAFILAVVTTAIVAWVAGIAPYPTEFFSMPASVSPIAFELDIKGALTLSLFPVIITFLITDLFDSLGTLAGVGYRAGLFTDDGKELQKTLEIDALASTACAVVGVSTTTAFIESAAGVEEGGRTGLTAVVTGLCFILTLFMMPLFKAIPENAIYPVLVMVGVLMFGELSHINFKDTAIAVSTFLIVIMMPLTFSITNGLAFGLISYVLIKLIKKEFKDINFGILFLTFVSLIVFIVQEGH
- the mqnE gene encoding aminofutalosine synthase MqnE gives rise to the protein MTLIEKLENNERLSLEDGIALYDLDLFTLGKYANQRRRFLHGNKVFFNVNRHINPTNICKDICKFCAFSANRKNPNPYTMTHEEILAILDNSVKNNHITEVHVVSAHNPDAGLEWYMEIFSKIKARFPSLHVKALTAAEINFLATEYNLSFDEVIDKMIEYGVDSMPGGGAEIFDEKVREYVCKGKVSSSEWLQIHELWHKRGHESNATMLFGHVEKREHRIDHMLRLRDLQDRTHGFNAFIPLVYQRDNNYLKVDDFLSSTEILKTFAISRLMLDNINHIKAYWATSTINLALVAMEYGADDLDGTIEAEAIQSAAGANSAKGLGLQSILELIETSGFTPVERDSLYNELKIY
- a CDS encoding DUF350 domain-containing protein, with protein sequence MLLSYFLSFGVFFVTALVVLVLFFFLYAKVTPYDDYRMIFTENNTASALGFGGAILGLCIPLYSALVNSISYVDFVTWAIIAMVIQLLFAFAMTRLRGKFSVETHINNGNIAVGILMALMSIAIGLLNAGSMSY
- a CDS encoding FIST signal transduction protein → MKTFNTYYKDAEQFRLFVETNAIKDTPQLLVQIFCAFSDVEIIQAIMNVVSGMLPSCHIIGATTDGEILGANVHIHTVVISLTLFEHTTLQSYGMERQSDCKQLGNAMAQTLIQEDTRAVITFVDGISTNGEEYLEGFALAHNVTVAGGLAGDLSKFGKTYVFTKELITCNGAVGVALNNPTLHVYSDYNFNWSSIGKEMTITHAEKNRVYTIDHKTAIETYANYLGDEVAAMIPNIGIEFPLMLSRNGISVARAAVAKNSDGSITFAGNLKTGDKVRLGFGNAELILNDAMKSLERVDANPIESIFIYACMARRRFLQEAIGLEIEPWTQIAPVCGFFTYGEFFSTPTAKLLFNQTMTILALSEGGSVMSRKPIPCTKPISRQMVDFANTCKALSHFINKTTEELVESNEKLKDT